In Perognathus longimembris pacificus isolate PPM17 chromosome 3, ASM2315922v1, whole genome shotgun sequence, a single window of DNA contains:
- the Oxgr1 gene encoding 2-oxoglutarate receptor 1: MPKLASSHWTRIAKLNHLALQEEAAPNKPLAGLVNASDYATALGNCSDEKMSFSTHYLPVIYSIIFLVAFPGNIVAISTYIFKMRPWKSSTIIMLNLAWTDLLYLTSLPFLIHYYASGENWIFGDFMCKFVRFGFHFNLYSSILFLTCFSIFRYLVIIHPLRCFSIHKTRWTVLACGVVWIISLVAVIPITFLITSTTRTNRSACLDLTSSDDLTTIKWYNLILTATTFCLPLVIVTLCYSTILNTLANGLQTHSCLKQKARKLTILLLVVFYVCFLPFHILRVIRIESRLLSLSCSMENNIHEAYIISRPLAALNTFGNLLLYVVVSNNFQQAICSIVRAKSRGDQEQAKKAICSNNP; the protein is encoded by the exons ATGCCCAAG CTGGCTAGCTCTCACTGGACTCGGATAGCCAAATTGAACCATCTGGCTTTGCAAGAGGAAGCAGCCCCAAACAAACCACTGGCTGGCTTAGTAAATGCTTCCGATTATGCCACTGCGTTGGGCAACTGCTCTGATGAGAAAATGTCGTTCAGCACGCACTACCTTCCTGTGATTTACAGCATTATCTTCCTCGTGGCCTTCCCAGGAAACATCGTGGCGATTTCCACTTACATCTTCAAAATGCGGCCCTGGAAAAGCAGCACCATCATTATGCTGAACCTGGCCTGGACAGACCTGCTGTACCTCACCAGCCTCCCTTTCCTGATTCACTACTACGCCAGTGGGGAGAACTGGATCTTTGGGGATTTCATGTGCAAGTTCGTCCGCTTCGGCTTCCATTTCAACCTGTACAGTAGCATCCTCTTCCTCACCTGTTTCAGTATCTTCCGTTACCTGGTCATCATTCACCCCCTGCGCTGCTTTTCCATTCACAAAACCCGGTGGACGGTCCTCGCCTGCGGTGTCGTGTGGATCATTTCGCTGGTGGCGGTGATCCCCATCACCTTCCTGATTACATCTACCACCAGGACTAATCGATCCGCCTGCCTCGACCTCACCAGCTCAGATGACCTCACGACCATCAAATGGTACAACCTGATTTTGACAGCCACCACCTTCTGCCTCCCCTTGGTGATTGTGACCCTTTGCTACAGCACCATCCTTAACACCCTGGCGAACGGACTGCAGACCCACAGCTGCCTGAAGCAGAAAGCTCGCAAGTTGACCATTCTGCTACTCGTCGTGTTCTACGTCTGTTTCTTACCCTTCCACATCTTGAGGGTCATTCGGATCGAATCTCGTCTGCTCTCTCTCAGCTGTTCCATGGAGAATAACATCCACGAAGCTTACATCATTTCTAGACCCTTAGCTGCCCTGAACACCTTTGGTAACCTGTTACTCTACGTGGTAGTCAGCAACAACTTCCAGCAGGCCATCTGCTCCATCGTGAGGGCCAAATCCAGGGGGGACCAGGAGCAAGCCAAGAAAGCCATTTGCTCAAACAACCCCTGA